CTCGGAAATCATCTTCACCTCCGGCGGCACGGAAGCGGACAATCTCGCCTTGTTCGGCATCGCACAGGCCTTCGCCCATCGCGGCAAGCACATCATCATCTCCCAAATCGAGCACCACGCCGTTCTGGAATCGGCCCATCATCTGGTCAAGCAGGGGTTCGAAGTCAGCTATTTGCCGCCAACAAGGGAAGGAATCGTTTTGCCAGGGGAACTGGTCAAGGCAATCCGCCCGGACACGGTTTTGGTCTCGATAATGGCCGCCAACAACGAAACCGGTACCATCCAACCGATTGCAGAGTTAGCCAGAATCGCTCGCGAGAAGGGTATTCTATTCCACACCGACGCCGTGCAGATGGCCGGCAAGCGGCCCATCAACGTCGGTGAATTGGGGGTCGATTTGCTTTCCATTTCCGCTCACAAACTTTACGGTCCAAAGGGTGTCGGCGCCTTGTGGGTACGCCGCGGCGTCAAAATTAACCCAATTTTGGTAGGCGGCGGCCACGAGCAGAACCGGCGCGCCGGGACGGAAAATTTTGTTTCAATTATCGGCTTTGCCAAGGCCTGTGAAGCGGCTTCGGTGCGGATGGAGGCGGACGAAAAAAAGTTTGCGGCTTTCAGCGAGAAGCTGTATAGAGGTTTAAAAGAGAAGGTGGAGGATTTTCGGATAAACGGCTCACTTGAGCGGCGGTTGCCAAATACGCTCAACATTTCCTTCCCCGGCATCGACGGCGAAGCCGTCATCGTCGGGCTGGATATGGAAGGAATTGCCGTCGCCTCCGGCTCCGCCTGCACCTCCGGCGCCACCGAACCCTCCCACGTCTTGATGGCGTTGGGCCTTTCCAAGCGGGAGGCATTGGGTTCTATCCGCGTCAGTTTTGGCCGGGACAATACGGAAGAGGAGGTCGTTTACTTCCTCTCCGTTCTCCCGCCCATTGTAGAACGCTTGAAGGCCTTGTCCAAGGAGATTGTAGAGGTAAATTGAAGGATTTGATTTTAGCCGCCATGTCCGGCGGCGTCGATTCCACCGTGGCCGCCTGTATGCTGGCTTCCGAAGGACATCCGGTCGTTGGTGTTACGATGAAGCTCTGGGATTATTCCAAAGTCGGCGGCGATGTCCATCTGGATGGCCGTTGCTGTTCTTTGGAATCGATGGCGGATGCCCGCCAGGCGGCGGTACGCTTCGGCTTCCCGCATTACGTTCTGGATTTTCAGAAGCCGTTCTTCGAGGCGGTGATTTCCGATTTCACCTCGGAGTATATTTCCGGCCGCACCCCCAATCCCTGCGTGCAGTGCAACCGTTTCATCAAGTTCCGCGCCCTGTGGGAAAAGGCGCGCCTGTACGGCGCAATGAAAATCGCCACGGGGCACTATGCCCGAATTGAATTCTCGGAGGAACGGGAACGGTTCATCTTGATGAAGGCCGCCGATTTGTCCCGCGACCAGAGCTATTTTCTCTGGGGACAGACGCAGGAAGAACTTTCTAAAACCCTCTTTCCACTTGGCGAGATGACCAAAGCCGAGGTACGCCAAAAAGGACGGGAGATGGGACTGTCCGCCGCCAACAAGCCGGAAAGCCGGGAAATCTGTTTCGTCCCGGACGGCAACTATGGGCGCTTTGTTTCCGAATTTGCTGGCGCATCCGGAGCCGGCCCTATAATCGGGCCGGACGGCCGGGAGGTCGGTGCGCATGATGGCGTTTACCACTATACTATCGGCCAGCGCCACGGGTTGGGCATTTCCTTCGGCCAGCCGGTTTATGTCAAAAAAATTGACCCGTCCCGCAGGGCTGTCTATCTTGCCTACGACTCCGAGCTTTGGAAGCGGGCTTTTATTGTTCAGGAAGTGAATTGGGTATCGATTGCTGCGCCGAAAAAGAAAATAAACGTTTCGGTTCGAATCCGCTACCTCGCCAAAGAAAAGCCGGCGAGTATAACCCCGCTTGGTGAAGGGAAGGCGGAAGTGATATTCGATGCCCCCGAACGGGCGATTACCCCCGGCCAGTCGGCGGTTTTTTATGACGGCGATTTGGTTCTTGGGGGCGGCATCATTGAGCAGGTTATAGACGATTGAGGTTTTTTAAGGAGGGAAAATGGCCAAGCTTACCTGGTTCGGACACGCCGCTTTTCTTTTGGAAACGGGTCAGTACAAAATTCTTATTGACCCGTTTATCACCGGAAACCCCGTAACCCCGGTCAAGGCGGAAGAGCTTCAAGCCACTCATATTCTGGTCTCCCACGGCCACGGCGACCATTTAGGCGACACCGTGGCGATCGCCAAACGGACCAAAGCCACGGTTATCGGCCCCTTCGAATTGGCAGAGGGGTACTGCGGATCCAAAAGGTGCAACGTTCATCCGATGCATATCGGTGGCAGCCACGCCTTTCCCTTCGGCCGGGTGAAGCTGACCATTGCCCACCACGGCTCGGGGGATCAAATAGACGGAGAAATGCTCTACTTGGGCAATCCCTGCGGGTTTGTGGTCACGGTGGAAGGGAAAAATCTCTACCACGCCGGCGACACGGCCCTTTTCATGGATATGCAGCTCATCGGCCAGATGAATCCCTTGGAAGTGGCCCTTCTCCCCATCGGCGACAATTTCACGATGGGGCCGGAGGACGCCGTCAAGGCCGTGGAATTTTTGAAACCCAAAACCGTCGTGCCGATGCACTACAGCACTTGGGATATAATCAAACAGGACCCCAAATCCTTCGCCTCCAAGATTAAGGGTTCCAAAGTGGTGATTCTGGAACCCGGAAAGTCGCTGGAATTTTGATGAAAAAGCTGCTCAAGGGAGTCCTCTGGATTTTCGGCGGGCTCCTTTTGTTCTGGATTGCCGGAGCCGCGGTTTTATATTTTTACTTCACCAAGGAACGAATTTTGGCTTTGGTTTTGCCCAAGGCACAACAGGCCCTCCAGCGGCCGGTTTCCGTGGGGGACGCCTCCTTTTCCGCCTGGGGAAAAATCAAGCTCAATTTGACCGACGTCAAAGTAAGAAATAAGCCCGGGTTCAATGATTCGTTGTTGTTTTCCGCCCAAAAAATCGCCGTGGCGGTCAAAATTCTGCCCCTTTTGAAAAAACAGATTGAGATAACCTCGCTGGAACTGGGCGCTCCGGTGGTCAGCTACGAGGTTCGCCCCAGCGGCAAAAGCAACGTCGCCGACTGGTTCGTCCCTTCCACCGATACGCAAAAAACGAAGGGGGGCGGTGCTGTTTTTCTCCTGGTTGAAAATCTGGCGCTCTCCAACGGTCAGCTTCGCTACCGCAACGACTCCACCGGCACCATTTTGTTCCTTTCCCGATTGAACTGGGAAAGCAAATCGGCCTATCGGGAAGAAGAGAAGAAGCTCGACTTTTCCGGCAAGCTGACTTCCGGGCTGGTTCGCTACCGCTCCCCCAAACAAAAATTTGAAACGGACAAGCTGGTGCCGGAGATTGCGTACAATTTCGGGTATTCGCTAGAACAGGATAAAATGGAGTTTCGCAGCGCCTCCTTCCGCTTCGGCCAGATAGCCCTTCTGGCCTCCGGCGAGCTCTCCGGCCTGCGCGGGAAGAAAAAAGGCCGCTTCGACATCAAATCGGAGGAATTTTCGGCCGCCGAGCTGAAGGAAAGCTTCGCCGCCTTTCTGCCAGCCGCCGCCAAAGAGTGGAAACTTGCTGGAAAAGGGAGAGTAAGTGGTCAGATTCGTTTCGCTTCCCCCGTGCAGGGGCAGTTGGGTGTGGTGGTGAACGGCTTCGAGCTTTCCGCACCCGAGGTTAAGGAAAAAATCAGAATTGAAAAGCTGGAAACGAAAGTCGATTTGGGGGAAAAACGGCTGAATTTGACCACCTCCAACGGTTTCTGGGGCGGAGAGCCGTTTCGCGTCGACCTGTCCGTCCAGGACTGGGAAAAACAGAATGTTGTTTTGGATTTGAAGGGGAAATTGAACCTGGCCGTTCTGCCCGGGCTTTTGAATATGGCCGAGACCAAACTCTCCGGCGAACTTTCCCCCGATATCTCACTCTCCGGCTCGGCCAAGAACAAAGAGTCGTTTAGTTTGAACGGCCGGCTGATCGTAAAGAACGTGGAATATTCCTCTTCCAAATCAAAATACCCAATCAGTGATTTGAACGCCGACATCGGTTTTTCCGGCAAGGATATCAGCCAGCTCAAGCTGGCCCTCAAGGCCGGCCGCTCGGACATTTCCATTGACGGCAAAGTGGCCAACGCCGTCGCCTGGGCGGCCACTAAGCGAAAAGTGCCTGCCTCCGCAACCTTCGAATTCCGTTCGCAGTTTCTGGACTTAGACCAGCTTATGCCGCCGCCGGAGCGGTTGCCCAACGGCAAAGTTAAGGTGGACACCGTTCCCCTTCCGGACTGGAACGGCTCGGGCAGTATCTCCATTGGCAAAGGAGTCATCAATAAGCTCCCTTTTTCCAATTTCCGATCGCCAGTTAAAATCGACGACGGCGTCATCCGTATGAATGGATTCAAAATGGATATGCTAAACGGTAAGGTGGAAGGGGATTTGACCCGCAATATGGTTGATCTATCCCGGCCGGAGTTCGACGTCAAAATTCAAGCCAGCGACATCGAGGCCAACGAGCTGTTCTCCGCCGTCACCCCGCTCAAGGGTACGGTGTTCGGTAAAATGAATCTTTCCGGCAATTTCTCTGGCGCCGGCCTGGTCGCCTCCGAAATCATGCGCTCGATGTCCGCCAACGGCAACTGGAACATCGATTCCGGCAAGCTGGTCCGCTTCGGCCCTTTGGCCAAACTCGGTGAAAAATTGGGGCAGGACTGGAAAAAGGAACTCCCGCTTAAAAATCTAAAGGCTCTTTTCCGGATGCAGGACGGCCGACTCATATTCAATCCGCTCAATTTCGGCCTGCCCTTGGGGGATTTCAAATCGACCGGTACGCTGGGGTTGGACGGGGTTTTGGACTTTGTTGTGGATTCCCGGATCACCCCCGAAGCGGCCGAGCGCTTCGGTCTGCCGCCGGCCCTTTTGGAAATGATGAAAGACCCGCAGGGCAAAATCCCGGTCTCCTTCGCCCTGACCGGCACCGGCGCCGACCCGAAAATCAATCTATCCCTCCCCGGCGCTCAGCAGAAAAAAGAAAGCTTGCTTGAAGAGAAAAAAGAGGAACTTAAAGAGAAGGGAAGCGAACTTTTAAAGCGACTAAAGCCGAAATAAGAAGCCGATTACCCAGACCGCTTCAAAAGTAACATCTTGTTCGTTCCTAGGATATCCCTCTCTTTTACGTAAAAAACAAATCCCGCTTGACAGACACTTCCTTTTCCTTGCTTTTGATTGTGTCTGGTATTTTCTTTGAAATGCAAACCGATGAAAGCACAAAATCATGCACAGACTTAAACACCTTTTTGAATTTCTCGTATTAGATGTCGTTGGCCTGCTTTTTGCCTGCTTGCCAAGAGACTCTGCCGCTTGGCTGGGTCGAAAGTTTGGCGCCATTTATTACCGGCTTTCCCCCTTCCGCCGCCGGGTGGCGGAAACCAATCTTGAACTTGCGGGATTGAGCCCGTCTTTGGCTAAAGGCGCCTTTGAAAACGTGGGGCTGACGATTGCGGAATTCGCCCGCTTCCGGCGACTGGATAAGAATTTCTTTGAAAGCCGGTTTGAGGGGAAAGATATTGAGCATTTGCGAGAAGCGGCAAGAGGAGGGAAGGGAGTCGTTCTGGTAACCGGCCATTTCGGCAATTGGGAGCTTATCGGGGCCTACATCCGCCAGTCCGGTTTTCCCCTTGATGTAGTGGTAAAAGAACAGCGTAATCCTTTCGTTGACCGCTGGACTGACAAGAATAGAATGCGGCAGGGAGGGGGCATCATCAAAACCGGCATTGCCACCCGCGCCGTGGTGCGTTCTTTTTCCGAAGGCCGGCTGGTCGCCTTCGTTTCCGACCAATACGTCGGCGAAGACGGCATTTTGGTCAACTTTATGGGCCGGCCTACAACCGTTTCCAAAGGCCCGGCCGCTTTTGCCGTGCGGTTGGGGCTTCCCATCATCGTCGGTTTTCTCGTGCGCACGGGGCCATGGAAATTCAAACCGGTGATTTTCCCCGCACTTTTGCCGAACCCTTCTGCCAACCGGGAAGAGGAGATTCTGCGTCTGACCCAGGCGTACACATCCCTGTTGGAGGAACTGGTGCGAAAGCATCCCGACCATTACCTCTGGATGCACCGCAAATGGAAAAATCTGGTCGATTATAAAACCGGCGTTTTCAAATCCGCCTCGCCCATCCAAGGGGAGAAAAAAATACTTTTCTGAAGCTTTTTCTTTTCAAATCGCCCCCCAAATACTTTCTTCCCGTTTGTGAACCGAATTGCCGTCCGGATGCCCAACTGGCTCGGAGACGCCGTAATGGCCACACCGGCCTTACAGGCGCTGCATCAGCTTTTTCCAAATGCCGCTATAACCATCCTTGTCCGTGAAAACCTTGCAGAACTTTTTGCCTCGTGTCCTTTTGCTGAGGAAGTCATTCCCCTACAGAAGGTTTCGGGCGGACGCAAAATTTCCCGGCTTTTCAGCGCCGCCTCCGCCTTGAAAAAGAAAAAATTTGATTTGGCCGTTTGCTTCCCACATTCCTTCTCCTCCGCGATGATGTTCCGGCTGGCCCGTATTCCGCAACGGGTGGGATTCTCCGCCGAAGGGCGCAAAATGTTCCTTACCCGTTCGCTTCCATATTCCCTTGATGGCGAACGTCCGC
The DNA window shown above is from Verrucomicrobiia bacterium and carries:
- a CDS encoding metal-dependent hydrolase — encoded protein: MAKLTWFGHAAFLLETGQYKILIDPFITGNPVTPVKAEELQATHILVSHGHGDHLGDTVAIAKRTKATVIGPFELAEGYCGSKRCNVHPMHIGGSHAFPFGRVKLTIAHHGSGDQIDGEMLYLGNPCGFVVTVEGKNLYHAGDTALFMDMQLIGQMNPLEVALLPIGDNFTMGPEDAVKAVEFLKPKTVVPMHYSTWDIIKQDPKSFASKIKGSKVVILEPGKSLEF
- a CDS encoding cysteine desulfurase family protein, which gives rise to MKRRVYFDHNATTPIAPEVWQAMTEAVANFGNPSSIHTFGREAKVALEGARERVAAFIGAKSSEIIFTSGGTEADNLALFGIAQAFAHRGKHIIISQIEHHAVLESAHHLVKQGFEVSYLPPTREGIVLPGELVKAIRPDTVLVSIMAANNETGTIQPIAELARIAREKGILFHTDAVQMAGKRPINVGELGVDLLSISAHKLYGPKGVGALWVRRGVKINPILVGGGHEQNRRAGTENFVSIIGFAKACEAASVRMEADEKKFAAFSEKLYRGLKEKVEDFRINGSLERRLPNTLNISFPGIDGEAVIVGLDMEGIAVASGSACTSGATEPSHVLMALGLSKREALGSIRVSFGRDNTEEEVVYFLSVLPPIVERLKALSKEIVEVN
- a CDS encoding lysophospholipid acyltransferase family protein, with translation MHRLKHLFEFLVLDVVGLLFACLPRDSAAWLGRKFGAIYYRLSPFRRRVAETNLELAGLSPSLAKGAFENVGLTIAEFARFRRLDKNFFESRFEGKDIEHLREAARGGKGVVLVTGHFGNWELIGAYIRQSGFPLDVVVKEQRNPFVDRWTDKNRMRQGGGIIKTGIATRAVVRSFSEGRLVAFVSDQYVGEDGILVNFMGRPTTVSKGPAAFAVRLGLPIIVGFLVRTGPWKFKPVIFPALLPNPSANREEEILRLTQAYTSLLEELVRKHPDHYLWMHRKWKNLVDYKTGVFKSASPIQGEKKILF
- the mnmA gene encoding tRNA 2-thiouridine(34) synthase MnmA; translated protein: MKDLILAAMSGGVDSTVAACMLASEGHPVVGVTMKLWDYSKVGGDVHLDGRCCSLESMADARQAAVRFGFPHYVLDFQKPFFEAVISDFTSEYISGRTPNPCVQCNRFIKFRALWEKARLYGAMKIATGHYARIEFSEERERFILMKAADLSRDQSYFLWGQTQEELSKTLFPLGEMTKAEVRQKGREMGLSAANKPESREICFVPDGNYGRFVSEFAGASGAGPIIGPDGREVGAHDGVYHYTIGQRHGLGISFGQPVYVKKIDPSRRAVYLAYDSELWKRAFIVQEVNWVSIAAPKKKINVSVRIRYLAKEKPASITPLGEGKAEVIFDAPERAITPGQSAVFYDGDLVLGGGIIEQVIDD
- a CDS encoding AsmA family protein, which gives rise to MKKLLKGVLWIFGGLLLFWIAGAAVLYFYFTKERILALVLPKAQQALQRPVSVGDASFSAWGKIKLNLTDVKVRNKPGFNDSLLFSAQKIAVAVKILPLLKKQIEITSLELGAPVVSYEVRPSGKSNVADWFVPSTDTQKTKGGGAVFLLVENLALSNGQLRYRNDSTGTILFLSRLNWESKSAYREEEKKLDFSGKLTSGLVRYRSPKQKFETDKLVPEIAYNFGYSLEQDKMEFRSASFRFGQIALLASGELSGLRGKKKGRFDIKSEEFSAAELKESFAAFLPAAAKEWKLAGKGRVSGQIRFASPVQGQLGVVVNGFELSAPEVKEKIRIEKLETKVDLGEKRLNLTTSNGFWGGEPFRVDLSVQDWEKQNVVLDLKGKLNLAVLPGLLNMAETKLSGELSPDISLSGSAKNKESFSLNGRLIVKNVEYSSSKSKYPISDLNADIGFSGKDISQLKLALKAGRSDISIDGKVANAVAWAATKRKVPASATFEFRSQFLDLDQLMPPPERLPNGKVKVDTVPLPDWNGSGSISIGKGVINKLPFSNFRSPVKIDDGVIRMNGFKMDMLNGKVEGDLTRNMVDLSRPEFDVKIQASDIEANELFSAVTPLKGTVFGKMNLSGNFSGAGLVASEIMRSMSANGNWNIDSGKLVRFGPLAKLGEKLGQDWKKELPLKNLKALFRMQDGRLIFNPLNFGLPLGDFKSTGTLGLDGVLDFVVDSRITPEAAERFGLPPALLEMMKDPQGKIPVSFALTGTGADPKINLSLPGAQQKKESLLEEKKEELKEKGSELLKRLKPK